The Wolbachia endosymbiont of Ctenocephalides felis wCfeT genomic interval ATTTATATACGCAAAGAGTTACCACAAGAGTTATATGAAGAAATTTGCGGACTGCTTCATAATAAAGTCATACAAGATTGTCGCTGTTATTCTTACAATGAAAGCCTTGAAGAAGTGCAATATGAATTATCAGCTGATTGGGGTTTGGAAATAAGCTTTTTACCTGGCATGACCGACAACATAGGTAATACAGTGAAACAAATAGTTAAGGAGTATTTAGTAGGTAAAGGCCACATTGATGAAGATGTTTATGTAAAGGCAAGAAGTTCAAAGTTAATCCTGGGTTATGGGAATGTACCGGCTGTAAGTGATATAAAGGAACAATTTAACCCTATAACTGAATATTGCACCCTTGTCTATAAGGAAAATGATAATTGTCGCTGGAAACATTACGGTAAATCAAATACCAAACTCAGTGATGCTCCAATGCTTAGGTTCCGTGATCCAGAAAGCTCTAGTCAATTGCATAAAGAAAATTTGATCCCAGCGTCAGGTGCTGGAATGACAACAGAAAAAGTTAGGGTGGCAGATAGTAAAGTCAAGTCAGTTAGTCTTAACATAAGTGACCAAGAGCTTGAAGTAATAAGCAGAGATGGCATTGATGGTAATGGCACTTTAGGGCTCTCCTTGGAAGCAATGAAGGCTATAAGGGATTACTTCAATAAACTCGGTAGAGATCCATATGACATTGAATTAGAATCTCTGGCGCAGACTTGGTCTGAACATTGTAAACACAATATTTTTTGCTCTCCAATTGATGAGATAAAAGATGGCTTGTATGCGCATTACATAAAACGTGCAACGCGTGAGATAAATTCTGGTATATGCGTGTCAGTTTTCTCCGATAATGCTGGTGGCATAGTTTTTGACGATGATTACTTAATTGTAGATAAAGTTGAAACCCATAATAGCCCCTCAGCACTTGATCCATTTGGTGGTGCAATGACTGGAGTACTCGGGGTTAATCGCGATATAGTTGGTTTTGGCAAGGGTGCAGAGCCGATAATGAATACCTACTATTTTTGTTTTGCTAAGGGGATAAAAGGTAAGCTTTATCGAGATGAAGAATGCACTGATGAGATTTTATCGCCAAAATATATAATGAAAGAAGTCATTCATGGTGTTAATACTGCTGGAAATTGCTCTGGCATCCCAACGCAGCTTGGATCGGTATATTTTGACGATAGGTTTTGTGGAAAACCTTTAGTTTTTGTTGGCAGTGTGGGGATTATTCCGCGTGATATAAACAATGTGCCTTCACATATAAAAGAGCCAAAAATTGGTGATAAGATAGTAGTAATTGGTGGAAGGGTTGGAAGGGATGGGATTCACGGTGCAACATTTTCTTCAGAGGCGTTATCTGGAAATAGTCCTTCAACGGTTGTGCAAATAGGTGATCCTATCACACAGAAAAAACTATCCAATGCTGTGGTAGAAGCGAGAGATCTTAGTCTTTACAGTGCAATAACAGACAATGGGGCAGGGGGATTATCTTCATCAGTTGGAGAAATGGGGAAGAACGGGTTTGAGGTTGATATTGGAAAAATTCCACTTAAAAACGATGATATGAATCCATGGGAAATATGGATATCAGAATCGCAAGAGAGAATGACTTTAGCTGTGCCAGAGGAGAATCTTCCAGCGTTTAAACAAATAATGAAGAAGCATAATGTGGAAGTTAGTGTGATTGGAGAGTTTAGTGACAGCGGCAGGGCTGTAATAAAGTGTTCTCAAGGAACAGTAATAATGGATATTGAAACCGAGTTTTTGCATGACGGTAATCCTAAAATGCATTTACATACAAAGCCGTGGTTTCAGGAGGCTACTGTTGCTCCAGTATCTTCTTCTGTCATCCCAGTGCTTGACACTGGGATCCAGCAGGCTTCGCCTAATGATACTCTTTACGCTGGTAGTTCAGCTTCTTTAGAAGTTGAACTGAAGGAAATGCTAAGCAGGCCAAACATATGCAGTAAAGAATTTATAGTGGTGCAATATGACCACGAAGTTCAAGGATCATCGGTATTAAAACCGTTGCAAGGCAGGGGTAGAGTGTGCAGCGAGGCTGTGGTTTCAAGGCCAATTCTTTCTTCAAACAGAGGTGTGGTAAAATCGCAAGGATTTGGCTCAAGTTATGGAGAAATTGATATTTACCATATGGCAGCATGTGCAATTGATACTGCAATACGTAACTATGTAGCAGCAGGAGGAAATATAAATCACCTAGCATTGCTTGATAATTTTTGTTGGTGTGATGCTTATAATCCAGAGAGGCTATGGCAACTAAAAAAAGCTGCAGAAGCGTGTTACGATTATGCAACTGCATTTAAAGCGCCATTTATATCTGGAAAAGACAGCATGTTTAACGATTTTAAGGGATATAACGAAAATGGTGAAAAAGTTATGATATCAGCACCACCTTCGTTGCTTATCTCAGCGATTGGAGTTATAGAGAACGTTGAGAATGCAGTGTCACTTGATGTGAAAATGCCTGGTGATTTAATATATGTGCTGGGTGCAACTGATAATGAGCTTGGTAGATCTGAATATCAGCTGTACAGTGGATTTGGTGATAATAACGTGCCGAAAGTTGATGCAAAAAGTGCTAGGAAATTGTATGAGTGTTATAATGAAGCAGTAGGGGAGGGCATTATCGTTTCTGCAATCGCACCAAACCTTGGAGGGCTCATTATTGCTTTAGCAAAGTCGCTAATTGCAGGTGACTTTGGTGCTGAAGTTGATCTTTCGCAAATGC includes:
- a CDS encoding phosphoribosylformylglycinamidine synthase subunit PurL, whose protein sequence is MINIRIEVLNKHLQSQVVDVYSIYIRKELPQELYEEICGLLHNKVIQDCRCYSYNESLEEVQYELSADWGLEISFLPGMTDNIGNTVKQIVKEYLVGKGHIDEDVYVKARSSKLILGYGNVPAVSDIKEQFNPITEYCTLVYKENDNCRWKHYGKSNTKLSDAPMLRFRDPESSSQLHKENLIPASGAGMTTEKVRVADSKVKSVSLNISDQELEVISRDGIDGNGTLGLSLEAMKAIRDYFNKLGRDPYDIELESLAQTWSEHCKHNIFCSPIDEIKDGLYAHYIKRATREINSGICVSVFSDNAGGIVFDDDYLIVDKVETHNSPSALDPFGGAMTGVLGVNRDIVGFGKGAEPIMNTYYFCFAKGIKGKLYRDEECTDEILSPKYIMKEVIHGVNTAGNCSGIPTQLGSVYFDDRFCGKPLVFVGSVGIIPRDINNVPSHIKEPKIGDKIVVIGGRVGRDGIHGATFSSEALSGNSPSTVVQIGDPITQKKLSNAVVEARDLSLYSAITDNGAGGLSSSVGEMGKNGFEVDIGKIPLKNDDMNPWEIWISESQERMTLAVPEENLPAFKQIMKKHNVEVSVIGEFSDSGRAVIKCSQGTVIMDIETEFLHDGNPKMHLHTKPWFQEATVAPVSSSVIPVLDTGIQQASPNDTLYAGSSASLEVELKEMLSRPNICSKEFIVVQYDHEVQGSSVLKPLQGRGRVCSEAVVSRPILSSNRGVVKSQGFGSSYGEIDIYHMAACAIDTAIRNYVAAGGNINHLALLDNFCWCDAYNPERLWQLKKAAEACYDYATAFKAPFISGKDSMFNDFKGYNENGEKVMISAPPSLLISAIGVIENVENAVSLDVKMPGDLIYVLGATDNELGRSEYQLYSGFGDNNVPKVDAKSARKLYECYNEAVGEGIIVSAIAPNLGGLIIALAKSLIAGDFGAEVDLSQMQNLDVRVAMFSESQSRILVTIAPQDQKRFEDLFKDVTYSCIGRVTEKKMLNIQDIAKVEVESLAICYM